One Terriglobia bacterium DNA segment encodes these proteins:
- a CDS encoding oxidative damage protection protein — protein MSCGAPPIPPGSHDPNQRKVFCVKFQREMPGLDEPPFDTELGRKIFENVSAEAWKMWGEHCKMILNEYRLNPANKKDQELIVQQMEQYFFGEGAALPEGYVPPKTKQ, from the coding sequence ATGAGCTGTGGAGCACCGCCGATCCCGCCCGGATCGCACGATCCCAACCAGCGCAAGGTATTTTGCGTCAAGTTCCAGCGCGAGATGCCCGGCCTCGACGAGCCCCCGTTCGACACCGAACTGGGCAGGAAGATCTTCGAAAACGTCTCCGCCGAGGCGTGGAAGATGTGGGGCGAGCACTGCAAGATGATCCTGAATGAGTATCGCCTGAACCCCGCCAACAAGAAAGACCAGGAACTCATCGTGCAGCAGATGGAGCAGTACTTTTTCGGCGAAGGCGCGGCCCTGCCGGAAGGCTACGTTCCACCCAAGACCAAGCAGTGA
- a CDS encoding PEP-CTERM sorting domain-containing protein: MKGLTLRSVVVLFALCFCMIGVASADTTEITVNFPSDNTFYCSATNGCGFMGGNGGLSQPMWTVGDTVTETFFTGQPFVNDLTANWGVVNGYGGSPGTFYENDVYINGILVAAFVLGDCNYCDTLLTVGGTVNFANIYGGGVYNLSIVLAQTAGQNLGSEWFSTTTAAGGPSTNIFSTEVPEPSSLALFGSGILGIAGVVRRKLGL, encoded by the coding sequence ATGAAAGGACTCACCCTGCGGAGCGTCGTTGTGCTGTTTGCGCTCTGCTTCTGCATGATCGGCGTGGCTAGCGCCGACACAACCGAAATCACGGTCAACTTTCCAAGTGACAACACCTTCTACTGCAGCGCAACCAACGGCTGCGGCTTCATGGGCGGCAACGGCGGCCTGAGTCAACCCATGTGGACGGTGGGTGACACCGTCACCGAGACGTTCTTCACGGGTCAGCCCTTCGTTAACGACCTGACGGCCAATTGGGGCGTTGTGAATGGCTACGGCGGCAGTCCCGGGACGTTCTATGAAAACGACGTCTATATCAACGGGATTTTGGTGGCGGCTTTCGTTCTGGGTGATTGCAACTACTGCGACACCCTGCTCACCGTGGGCGGCACCGTAAACTTCGCGAACATCTATGGCGGCGGTGTCTACAACCTCAGCATCGTTCTCGCACAGACCGCTGGTCAAAACCTTGGCTCGGAATGGTTCTCGACCACGACCGCCGCCGGCGGTCCGAGCACAAACATCTTTTCAACTGAAGTTCCTGAGCCCAGCAGCCTGGCGCTGTTCGGCTCCGGGATCCTGGGAATCGCTGGAGTCGTGCGGCGGAAACTGGGCCTCTAG
- a CDS encoding S53 family peptidase, whose product MSTRRGWSHAVVGLAIVLALTTVMVDSAFAANGRALKGTPRLTQAGANLGAENPDKTITVTVWLQHHNQAAMDALAQQIYTKGSANYHHFLSPQQYAEKFGPTAAEAAKVQDYLKSLGLNVTKIHANNFFVQAQGTVSRVQSAFGVKINRYSMKGRTYMSNAGDPVVFGEAGNLIKAVTGLHDLHPLPNSRRAKHPDTGEQFAAYPLAIAPNGSFWEGQCFKGVETHAFTTSGHLPAAVYTGYRYGSEPSDPVPHLNPCGYQPSEIQTAYGMNAAYAAGYDGTGMPVVIVDAFMSPSIASDVATFSGFFGLPAPSLTILTPPDQSPPPFNNGWAEEITLDVEWAHAIAPGSPLVLIEAQDNSFDALYGAIIYAVDNGLGGVISNSWSAPEALLDPGTLDAINGIDQYAALNGVSLHFASGDSGDDLAAWGVKTVENSADSQWATGIGGTSLFLNPNNTRRFETGWGNNETRIANVTPNTPVIPPLHLGYIFGAGGGTSGYFAKPFFQSGLPGAFRMVPDISMDADPETGVEMIWSFDGNGNPAGPFIGVIGGTSASCPMFSGLWAVASQAHGAPLGFSAPYLYGLPPGAVYDVPAGVFPFDVAGVIMTGGPPLYQSPASLAAPLNGTTNYLSMMYHGSSTRWYVLTFGTDSSLKTGPGWDNVTGVGTPNGLAFINAVK is encoded by the coding sequence ATGTCCACTCGTCGAGGTTGGTCGCATGCCGTCGTAGGGCTTGCGATCGTGCTGGCATTGACAACAGTGATGGTTGATTCCGCGTTTGCAGCGAACGGCCGTGCCCTGAAGGGCACGCCAAGACTTACGCAAGCGGGAGCCAATCTCGGGGCCGAGAACCCGGATAAGACCATCACCGTGACCGTTTGGCTGCAACATCACAACCAGGCTGCGATGGATGCACTGGCGCAGCAGATCTACACCAAGGGATCCGCGAATTATCACCACTTCCTCAGCCCGCAGCAGTACGCGGAGAAATTCGGTCCCACCGCGGCCGAAGCTGCGAAGGTCCAGGACTACCTCAAGTCGCTGGGTCTGAATGTCACCAAGATCCACGCCAACAACTTCTTCGTGCAGGCGCAGGGGACCGTGTCCAGGGTTCAGAGCGCCTTCGGCGTCAAGATCAACCGATATAGCATGAAGGGCCGGACGTACATGTCGAACGCGGGTGATCCCGTCGTTTTCGGCGAAGCCGGCAACCTGATCAAGGCGGTCACTGGGCTGCACGATCTGCATCCGCTCCCGAACTCCCGCCGGGCAAAGCACCCGGATACCGGCGAGCAGTTTGCGGCCTACCCCCTGGCCATCGCCCCCAATGGCAGTTTCTGGGAAGGGCAATGCTTCAAAGGGGTCGAGACCCACGCCTTCACCACCAGCGGCCACCTGCCGGCGGCGGTTTACACGGGCTACCGGTACGGTTCCGAGCCGAGCGATCCGGTGCCGCATCTGAATCCGTGCGGCTACCAGCCCTCGGAGATCCAGACTGCCTACGGCATGAATGCTGCCTATGCCGCCGGCTACGATGGGACTGGAATGCCGGTGGTCATAGTTGACGCCTTCATGTCGCCCTCGATTGCTAGCGACGTGGCGACGTTCTCGGGCTTTTTTGGCCTGCCGGCGCCGAGCCTCACCATCCTCACGCCGCCTGACCAAAGTCCTCCCCCCTTCAACAATGGCTGGGCGGAGGAGATCACCCTCGACGTGGAGTGGGCGCATGCTATTGCACCGGGTTCGCCGCTCGTCCTGATCGAGGCGCAGGACAACAGCTTTGACGCTCTCTACGGAGCGATCATTTACGCGGTCGACAACGGCCTGGGTGGGGTCATTTCCAACAGTTGGTCCGCACCGGAGGCGCTCCTCGATCCGGGCACCCTCGATGCGATCAACGGCATCGACCAGTATGCTGCGCTGAACGGCGTTTCGCTGCACTTCGCGTCGGGGGACAGCGGCGACGACCTCGCGGCCTGGGGCGTGAAGACGGTGGAGAACTCTGCCGACTCGCAATGGGCCACCGGCATCGGCGGCACCAGCCTGTTCCTCAACCCCAACAACACCCGGAGGTTTGAGACCGGCTGGGGCAACAACGAGACCCGTATCGCGAATGTCACGCCCAACACGCCGGTGATACCACCGCTTCACTTGGGGTACATCTTCGGAGCAGGCGGCGGAACCAGTGGGTATTTCGCCAAGCCCTTCTTCCAATCGGGCTTGCCGGGAGCCTTCCGCATGGTTCCGGACATCTCCATGGATGCTGACCCGGAGACCGGGGTCGAGATGATCTGGAGCTTTGACGGGAATGGGAACCCGGCTGGGCCGTTCATCGGGGTGATTGGCGGCACCAGCGCCTCCTGCCCGATGTTCTCTGGCTTGTGGGCAGTCGCGAGCCAGGCTCATGGCGCACCGCTGGGCTTCTCTGCGCCCTACCTCTATGGCCTGCCGCCGGGCGCGGTCTACGACGTCCCGGCGGGCGTGTTCCCGTTCGATGTGGCCGGAGTCATCATGACCGGTGGGCCTCCCCTGTACCAGTCACCGGCATCGCTGGCAGCTCCGTTGAATGGAACCACGAACTACTTGAGCATGATGTATCACGGCTCGTCGACCCGTTGGTATGTTCTGACCTTCGGGACCGACTCTTCGCTCAAGACTGGACCTGGCTGGGACAATGTGACCGGCGTGGGCACCCCGAACGGCTTGGCCTTCATCAATGCGGTCAAGTAG
- a CDS encoding radical SAM protein, giving the protein MRIVLISTYELGRQPFGLASPAAWLRRDGFGVAQVDLSRQILDADLIRSAELVAFYLPMHTATRIAVSALRKVRELNPRAHLCAYGLYAPVNAAFLREIGVATILGGEFEEGLLSLARRVALGGRGAQSEPEISLARQDFMIPDRAGLPPLERYAHLTLPDGSTRVVGYTEATRGCKHLCRHCPIVPVYKGAFRVVQREVVLADIRQQVAAGAQHITFGDPDFFNGPAHGLEIVRALHREHPQVSYDVTIKIEHLLKHAQTLTELRDTGCAFVTSAVESVDDRVLALLEKGHTRADFVRVAQLFRDLGMFLVPTFVPFTPWISLGGYEDLLLTLVELGLIEQVPPIQLAIRLLIPAGSRLLELEELRQRIGEFDPQALSHGWANPDPRVDELQRSIESAVQGASKRKLSRSATFEIIWTLLQQAKREAKPLPVLPVPPAQNRATVPYLNEPWYC; this is encoded by the coding sequence ATGCGCATCGTCCTCATCTCGACCTACGAACTGGGCCGCCAGCCCTTCGGCCTGGCGTCGCCCGCGGCATGGTTGCGCCGCGATGGCTTCGGGGTCGCGCAGGTCGATCTTTCACGACAGATCCTCGACGCCGACCTGATCCGATCGGCGGAACTCGTTGCCTTCTACCTGCCGATGCATACCGCCACCCGGATCGCAGTCTCTGCACTGCGCAAGGTGCGAGAGCTGAACCCTCGGGCGCATCTCTGTGCCTACGGACTGTACGCGCCGGTGAATGCCGCTTTCCTGCGCGAGATCGGGGTCGCAACCATTCTCGGAGGAGAATTCGAGGAAGGCCTGCTAAGCCTGGCGCGTCGCGTGGCCCTCGGCGGTCGGGGAGCACAGTCTGAGCCGGAGATCTCCCTCGCGCGTCAGGATTTCATGATCCCCGATCGCGCCGGCTTGCCGCCGCTGGAGCGCTACGCCCATCTCACACTTCCCGACGGCTCCACGCGTGTCGTTGGCTACACCGAGGCGACGCGCGGCTGCAAACACCTGTGCCGCCACTGTCCGATCGTGCCGGTGTACAAGGGCGCCTTCCGCGTAGTGCAGCGGGAAGTGGTGCTGGCCGACATCCGCCAGCAGGTCGCAGCCGGCGCGCAGCACATCACCTTCGGCGATCCAGATTTCTTCAACGGCCCGGCGCACGGGCTGGAGATCGTGCGGGCGCTGCACCGCGAGCATCCGCAGGTCAGCTACGACGTGACCATCAAGATCGAGCACCTGCTGAAACATGCCCAAACACTGACGGAGCTGCGCGACACCGGATGCGCCTTCGTGACCTCCGCGGTCGAGTCGGTGGACGATCGAGTGCTCGCGCTGCTCGAAAAAGGGCACACACGGGCCGATTTCGTGCGCGTCGCGCAGCTTTTCCGCGATCTCGGCATGTTCCTGGTTCCGACGTTCGTTCCCTTCACGCCGTGGATCTCGCTCGGCGGGTACGAAGATCTGCTGCTGACGCTGGTCGAGCTGGGCCTGATCGAGCAGGTGCCGCCGATCCAACTGGCGATCCGGCTGCTGATCCCAGCAGGTTCGCGATTGCTCGAGCTGGAAGAACTACGGCAGCGGATCGGCGAATTCGACCCTCAGGCCCTCAGCCATGGCTGGGCGAATCCCGATCCGCGCGTGGACGAACTCCAGCGTTCCATCGAGTCCGCCGTGCAGGGCGCCTCCAAGAGAAAGCTCAGCCGCTCGGCAACATTCGAGATCATCTGGACGCTGCTCCAGCAGGCGAAAAGAGAAGCGAAGCCGCTGCCCGTCCTGCCCGTGCCACCGGCGCAAAACCGGGCCACGGTCCCTTACCTGAACGAGCCCTGGTACTGCTGA
- a CDS encoding PEP-CTERM sorting domain-containing protein: MRSIVKYLAILLVFTAVMYADTEGFDNIATLPGSGWVMFNNSNPIGTTGWFQGNPGVFTSHSGAPDSYIAANFNNAAFGGTIENWLAAPIGTVSNGDVFSFWTRSTGSGYADSLWVFLNTSGGFGGALELIINPNLDPFGYPSDWTLYTITIAGLSGPTAGRLEFVYYLPDNLNYADYIGIDDYAHTPVPEPFTMTTVGIGLAGMALRRKLRKS, translated from the coding sequence ATGAGATCTATAGTCAAATACCTTGCCATCCTGCTGGTCTTCACGGCGGTCATGTATGCCGACACGGAAGGCTTCGACAACATCGCGACATTGCCCGGTTCGGGCTGGGTGATGTTCAATAACAGCAATCCGATTGGAACCACCGGTTGGTTCCAAGGCAATCCGGGCGTCTTTACGTCCCATTCCGGCGCGCCGGACTCCTACATCGCGGCCAACTTCAACAATGCTGCCTTCGGCGGAACGATCGAGAACTGGCTCGCCGCCCCGATTGGGACGGTATCCAACGGCGACGTGTTCTCGTTCTGGACTCGGTCCACCGGCAGCGGGTACGCGGATTCATTGTGGGTGTTCCTCAACACGAGCGGGGGTTTCGGGGGCGCTCTCGAACTCATCATCAACCCAAACCTCGATCCGTTCGGCTACCCGAGCGATTGGACGCTCTACACCATCACCATTGCGGGGTTGAGCGGGCCGACCGCCGGTCGCCTTGAGTTTGTCTATTACCTGCCGGACAACTTGAACTACGCCGACTACATCGGCATCGACGACTACGCGCACACCCCCGTCCCCGAGCCCTTCACTATGACCACAGTGGGCATCGGGCTGGCTGGGATGGCGCTCCGCCGCAAGCTCCGGAAGAGCTAG
- a CDS encoding peptidase, protein MKSNKCAAFLVVLILAALAAQPAYAAATISIVNGNAPGVGFNDPTPVAPIGGNAGTTLGEQRLIAFQAAADIWGANLNSTVEITILATFEPLACDATSAVLGSAGATEIWRDFSGAPFPGTWYNFALANKIFGADLDPATAQIRARFNVNLGQPNCLTGTFWYLGLDTNHGLNIDLVTVLLHEFAHGLGFQTFTSGQTGAFVGGFPSAYDHFTYDSTAGKTWFDMATNAERAASAINPRKVAWNGPNVMTDMSLVLANGTPLLEVTAPASVAGNYQIGAASFGPPVSSPGVTGEVMPVVDQANGTGLACNPLSSANAAAVNGKIALVDRGVCTFVVKVKNAQNAGAIAVLVADNVAGAPPSGLGGADPTITIPSVRISLPDGNTLKSALKYRSRLHSGMFATLGLDLSIRAGGDPAGRVLLFTPNPYQSGSSVSHWDTIAFPNLLMEPNINSDLTHSVHQPLDLTLELLTDLGW, encoded by the coding sequence ATGAAAAGTAACAAGTGCGCTGCCTTTCTGGTCGTTCTGATCCTCGCGGCGCTGGCGGCTCAGCCGGCATACGCTGCGGCAACCATCTCCATCGTCAACGGGAATGCGCCGGGTGTGGGCTTCAACGATCCCACGCCGGTGGCTCCCATTGGGGGCAACGCTGGAACCACGCTGGGAGAGCAGCGTCTGATCGCCTTCCAGGCAGCGGCCGACATCTGGGGCGCCAACCTGAACAGCACCGTCGAAATCACGATTCTGGCCACCTTCGAGCCGCTCGCGTGTGACGCAACCTCGGCGGTACTGGGGAGTGCCGGCGCGACGGAGATCTGGAGGGACTTTTCCGGCGCTCCGTTCCCGGGCACCTGGTATAATTTCGCGCTGGCCAACAAGATCTTCGGCGCGGATCTCGATCCCGCCACCGCGCAGATCCGGGCGCGGTTCAATGTCAACCTGGGCCAACCTAATTGTCTGACCGGCACCTTCTGGTACCTCGGCTTGGACACCAACCACGGACTCAACATCGATCTGGTCACGGTGCTGCTGCACGAGTTTGCCCACGGGTTGGGATTCCAGACGTTCACCAGCGGTCAAACGGGCGCATTTGTCGGGGGTTTCCCGAGCGCTTACGACCACTTCACCTACGACTCCACCGCCGGGAAGACATGGTTCGATATGGCGACCAATGCGGAGCGTGCGGCCTCCGCCATCAACCCCCGCAAGGTGGCGTGGAATGGCCCCAACGTCATGACCGACATGTCGTTGGTGCTGGCCAACGGCACGCCTCTGTTGGAGGTCACCGCACCGGCGTCCGTAGCCGGCAACTACCAGATCGGTGCGGCGTCCTTCGGTCCGCCGGTGTCAAGTCCGGGCGTGACGGGTGAGGTCATGCCGGTCGTGGACCAAGCCAACGGCACCGGATTGGCGTGTAATCCGCTTTCCTCCGCCAATGCTGCGGCGGTGAACGGCAAGATCGCGCTGGTCGATCGCGGCGTCTGCACGTTCGTAGTGAAAGTCAAGAACGCGCAGAACGCCGGCGCCATCGCAGTGCTGGTGGCCGACAATGTTGCGGGCGCACCTCCGTCGGGGCTGGGCGGTGCTGACCCGACCATCACCATCCCGTCGGTACGCATCAGCCTACCCGACGGCAACACGCTGAAGAGCGCGTTGAAGTACCGCTCCCGCCTGCACTCCGGCATGTTTGCCACTCTCGGATTGGATCTTTCCATCCGAGCCGGCGGCGATCCCGCCGGCCGGGTGCTGCTGTTCACTCCAAACCCGTACCAGAGCGGCTCTTCGGTGTCGCACTGGGACACGATCGCCTTCCCCAATCTGCTCATGGAGCCCAACATCAACTCCGACCTGACGCACTCGGTGCATCAGCCGCTGGACCTGACGCTGGAGCTGCTGACGGATCTCGGCTGGTAG
- a CDS encoding citrate lyase ACP, with protein MPKAKASPPRPAEAGHWGAEIRSDLHVAIEPRTSGGLKLELESRVAPYYGRQIRAQAREVLEQLRVKHAQVVIHDEGALPFTIAARIEAAARRAGLVNGRRALPERNVDPPPTARDHLHRSRLYLPGSEPKYFINAALHGPDAVILDLEDAVHPQEKDAARLLVRNTLRSVDFGACERMVRINQGPLGLEDLEEIVPERPDLILIPKVETAAQVVEVDRRIGEIQKKHRINRPLWLIPILESALGIENAFAIAKASGRNVALTIGLEDYTADLGVVKTATGTESLFARQRVVNAARAAGLQANDSVYGDIGDMEGLLRWGIAARAMGFEGMGCVHPLQIEVIHKAFAPSELEIEKALKIVAAYDEAQSKGLGVVSLGSKMIDPPVVQRALKLVARARSMGLVKDNA; from the coding sequence ATGCCGAAAGCAAAGGCGAGCCCGCCGCGGCCCGCTGAGGCCGGGCACTGGGGCGCGGAGATCCGCTCGGACCTGCACGTGGCCATCGAGCCGCGCACTTCGGGCGGGCTGAAGCTGGAGCTCGAGTCGCGCGTCGCGCCCTACTACGGGCGGCAGATCCGGGCACAAGCTCGCGAGGTGCTGGAGCAGCTCCGCGTCAAACACGCACAGGTCGTAATCCACGACGAAGGCGCTCTGCCGTTCACCATCGCGGCCCGCATCGAAGCGGCGGCGCGTCGAGCGGGTTTGGTCAATGGCCGTCGCGCGCTGCCGGAACGCAACGTGGATCCGCCGCCGACCGCGCGCGATCACCTGCACCGCTCGAGGCTCTACCTGCCCGGCTCGGAGCCGAAATATTTCATCAACGCGGCGCTGCATGGGCCCGACGCGGTCATCCTTGACCTGGAAGACGCGGTGCATCCGCAGGAAAAGGATGCGGCGCGCCTGTTGGTGCGCAACACGCTGCGCTCGGTGGACTTCGGCGCGTGCGAGCGTATGGTACGAATCAACCAGGGCCCGCTCGGACTGGAGGACCTGGAAGAGATCGTACCGGAAAGACCCGACCTCATCCTCATCCCGAAAGTTGAAACCGCCGCGCAGGTGGTGGAAGTGGATCGGCGGATCGGAGAGATCCAGAAGAAGCACCGCATCAACCGGCCACTGTGGCTGATCCCGATCCTGGAGTCGGCGCTGGGGATCGAGAACGCGTTCGCCATCGCCAAGGCCAGCGGGCGCAACGTGGCTCTGACCATTGGCCTGGAGGACTACACCGCCGATCTCGGCGTGGTAAAGACTGCGACTGGCACGGAGTCACTGTTCGCGCGCCAGCGCGTGGTGAATGCCGCGCGCGCTGCCGGCCTGCAGGCGAACGACTCCGTGTACGGCGACATCGGCGACATGGAAGGCCTGTTGCGCTGGGGCATCGCGGCGAGGGCCATGGGCTTTGAAGGCATGGGCTGCGTGCACCCGTTGCAGATCGAGGTCATCCACAAGGCGTTCGCGCCCAGCGAGTTGGAGATCGAGAAGGCACTGAAGATTGTCGCCGCGTATGACGAAGCACAGTCAAAAGGCCTGGGCGTGGTCTCGCTGGGTTCGAAAATGATCGATCCTCCGGTAGTACAGCGTGCGCTGAAGCTGGTGGCACGGGCGCGAAGCATGGGTCTGGTAAAGGACAACGCATGA
- a CDS encoding citrate lyase subunit alpha (citrate-ACP transferase, the alpha subunit catalyzes the formation of (3S)-citryl-CoA from acetyl-CoA and citrate), giving the protein MKRAASKTAPELVTNAAGREVPTLVNGKKQQPYAGVDGVPAKGRKAAPPIPSASDYPKSGDKRLPDLETALRLCGLRDGMVVSNHHHLRNGDVIAVRMLETAARMGIRDLMWFPSASFPSQESVIELMERGAVHHIEGSMNGPLGDYCTQGRMRGMGVLRSHGGRWQAIQDGEVHIDIAVIAAPTADTFGNANGAFGKSACGSLGFALADSMYAGKVIVVTDNLVPFPCVPAQIQGNHVDFVVEVDSIGDPTKIVSGTTQITRSPDRLRIARLVAEFLRAAGIMRDGFSFQAGAGGIALAFVQYLRDMMKEAGVKARFVRGGSTQFLVDLLKEGLTDYILDGQTFDLAGVQSIASDPRHIPTSPFTSYNFHGKGFYGQFVDAVVLGATEVDVDFNGNVVTHSDGRLLHGIGGWQNCLFSGCTILAVPSFRDRIPVIVDKVTTLTGPGELIDVVVTERGIAINPRRKDLIDATKGSKLPFRPIQEIQREVEGICGGKPQKPRLGDRPVAVVKWVDGSVLDTVWQVIGPVSNAPSASAE; this is encoded by the coding sequence ATGAAGCGAGCCGCATCCAAGACCGCACCGGAACTGGTGACCAACGCCGCAGGGCGCGAGGTCCCGACCCTGGTCAACGGCAAGAAGCAGCAGCCATACGCGGGCGTGGACGGCGTACCGGCGAAGGGACGCAAGGCGGCGCCGCCTATCCCGTCAGCCTCCGACTATCCGAAAAGCGGCGACAAGCGGCTGCCCGATCTCGAAACCGCGCTGCGGCTGTGCGGCCTGCGCGACGGCATGGTCGTCTCCAATCACCACCACCTGCGCAACGGCGATGTCATCGCCGTGCGGATGCTCGAAACTGCCGCGCGCATGGGCATTAGAGACCTGATGTGGTTTCCGTCGGCCTCGTTCCCCTCGCAGGAGTCGGTGATCGAGCTGATGGAGCGCGGGGCCGTGCACCACATCGAGGGCTCGATGAACGGCCCGCTGGGCGACTACTGCACGCAAGGAAGGATGCGCGGCATGGGCGTGCTGCGTTCGCACGGCGGACGCTGGCAGGCCATCCAGGACGGCGAGGTGCACATCGACATCGCGGTGATCGCCGCGCCCACCGCCGACACGTTCGGCAATGCCAACGGCGCATTCGGGAAGTCGGCGTGCGGGTCGCTTGGATTCGCGCTGGCCGACTCGATGTACGCCGGCAAGGTCATCGTGGTCACCGACAACCTGGTTCCCTTCCCTTGCGTGCCGGCGCAGATCCAGGGCAACCACGTGGACTTCGTGGTCGAAGTGGACTCCATCGGTGACCCAACCAAGATCGTCTCCGGCACCACGCAGATCACGCGCAGCCCCGACCGCCTGCGCATCGCGCGCCTGGTGGCGGAGTTCCTGCGCGCCGCCGGCATCATGCGCGACGGCTTCTCCTTCCAGGCCGGCGCCGGCGGCATCGCGCTGGCCTTCGTGCAGTACCTGCGCGACATGATGAAAGAAGCCGGCGTGAAGGCGCGCTTCGTGCGCGGCGGCTCGACCCAGTTCCTGGTGGACCTTCTCAAAGAAGGGCTCACCGACTACATCCTCGACGGGCAAACGTTCGATCTCGCCGGCGTGCAGTCCATCGCCAGCGACCCGCGTCACATTCCCACATCGCCGTTCACGTCGTACAACTTCCACGGCAAGGGTTTCTACGGGCAGTTCGTGGACGCGGTCGTGCTGGGCGCGACCGAGGTGGACGTCGACTTCAACGGCAACGTCGTCACCCACTCCGATGGCCGCCTGCTGCACGGCATCGGTGGCTGGCAGAACTGCCTGTTCTCCGGCTGCACCATCCTGGCGGTGCCATCGTTCCGCGACCGCATTCCGGTGATCGTAGACAAGGTCACGACCCTAACCGGCCCGGGCGAACTGATCGACGTTGTCGTCACCGAGCGCGGCATCGCCATCAACCCGAGGCGAAAAGACCTGATCGATGCGACGAAGGGCTCGAAGCTGCCCTTCCGGCCCATCCAGGAGATCCAGCGTGAGGTTGAAGGAATCTGCGGCGGCAAGCCCCAAAAGCCGCGCCTCGGCGACCGCCCAGTGGCCGTAGTGAAGTGGGTGGACGGCTCGGTGCTGGACACGGTTTGGCAGGTGATTGGGCCGGTTTCGAACGCACCATCGGCCAGCGCAGAGTAA
- a CDS encoding ATP-grasp domain-containing protein — translation MSTVSRPRLLLLCTKLGYQTRAFAEAAQQLGLEVAFGTDRCHVLEDPWGDHALPLHFEDPKGAASKVIEFAANTPIHAVIAVGDRPTPTAARVAQALGLPGHPPQAADICRDKYRSREVLRKAGLKVPSYERFLADEDPQRLASGVAYPCVVKPVALSGSRGVIRADTPAEFVAAFERVQRLLASGEIKALREDTSEFIQVENYIEGVEVAVEALVEHGRLHVLAIFDKPNPLTGPYFEETIYVTPSRLADGVQESVMRALDAAVRSLGLHHGPVHAEFRVNDRGVYVLEVAARCIGGLCARALRFKIPLLKQDMSLEEVLIRLALGNDVRRVVREDRASGVMMIPIPKPGFYEATRGVQFAMAVPGIVDIEITAKPQQKLVPLPEGSSYLGFIFARDNTPELVERALREAHGKLEFVVAPELPIVRG, via the coding sequence ATGTCCACCGTTTCCAGGCCGCGGCTTCTGCTGCTCTGCACCAAGCTGGGCTACCAGACACGCGCCTTCGCCGAGGCCGCACAGCAACTCGGTCTGGAGGTCGCCTTCGGCACCGACCGCTGCCACGTGTTGGAAGACCCGTGGGGCGACCACGCGCTGCCGCTCCATTTCGAAGATCCCAAGGGAGCGGCGAGCAAGGTGATCGAGTTCGCTGCGAACACGCCCATCCATGCGGTGATCGCAGTGGGCGACCGCCCCACGCCCACGGCGGCGCGGGTGGCGCAGGCGCTGGGATTGCCAGGACATCCCCCTCAGGCGGCCGACATCTGCCGCGATAAGTACCGTTCGCGCGAGGTCCTGCGGAAGGCGGGCTTGAAGGTGCCGTCGTATGAGCGATTCCTCGCCGATGAGGATCCACAAAGGCTGGCTTCGGGCGTCGCTTACCCGTGCGTGGTGAAGCCGGTCGCGCTTTCCGGCAGCCGCGGCGTGATCCGGGCCGATACCCCGGCCGAGTTCGTCGCTGCCTTCGAGCGCGTGCAGCGGCTGCTGGCCAGCGGCGAGATCAAGGCGCTGCGCGAGGACACCAGCGAGTTCATCCAGGTGGAAAACTACATCGAGGGCGTAGAAGTTGCCGTCGAGGCACTGGTCGAGCACGGCCGGCTACACGTGCTGGCCATCTTCGACAAGCCCAACCCGCTCACCGGCCCATACTTCGAGGAAACCATCTACGTCACTCCATCGCGGCTCGCCGATGGCGTACAGGAATCTGTCATGCGCGCCCTGGACGCCGCTGTGCGCTCCCTGGGGCTGCATCACGGGCCGGTGCATGCGGAATTCCGGGTGAATGACCGGGGCGTGTACGTGCTGGAGGTCGCGGCGCGCTGTATCGGCGGACTGTGCGCCCGCGCCCTGCGTTTCAAGATACCGCTGCTCAAGCAGGACATGTCGCTGGAAGAGGTGCTGATCCGCCTGGCGCTGGGAAATGATGTCCGGCGCGTGGTGCGGGAAGACCGCGCCTCCGGCGTGATGATGATCCCGATCCCGAAACCCGGCTTCTACGAAGCGACGCGCGGGGTGCAGTTCGCGATGGCCGTGCCCGGCATCGTGGACATCGAGATCACGGCCAAGCCCCAGCAGAAGCTGGTGCCGCTTCCGGAAGGCTCGAGCTACCTGGGATTCATTTTCGCCCGCGACAACACTCCAGAACTCGTGGAACGGGCGCTGCGTGAAGCCCACGGGAAGCTGGAATTCGTGGTCGCGCCGGAGCTGCCCATCGTCCGTGGCTAG